The Pseudomonas sp. G2-4 genome window below encodes:
- a CDS encoding YajG family lipoprotein: MLQRLLFGLIAVTSLTLVGCAHSPQQLNPEPTLNAQLAPVGRGQPVVVRVVDGRPSPTLGTRGGLYPETSVITVQGAQILPKLQAQAEAAVRLLGFTPTANAMNAPQLTVTLAELKYQSPKEGMYVTEATIGATFRSDVQNANRRYSGRYGASLDQRFGMAPNQDTNTKLVSDVLSDALTRLFKDPTIGQVLAE, translated from the coding sequence ATGTTGCAACGCCTGTTGTTCGGTTTGATCGCTGTGACCAGTCTGACCCTCGTCGGCTGCGCCCACAGCCCGCAACAACTCAACCCTGAGCCGACGCTCAATGCCCAACTGGCGCCTGTAGGTCGTGGCCAGCCGGTGGTGGTGCGGGTTGTGGATGGTCGTCCGTCGCCGACGCTGGGTACCCGTGGCGGGTTGTATCCGGAAACCAGCGTGATCACGGTGCAGGGCGCGCAAATCTTGCCCAAGCTGCAGGCCCAGGCTGAAGCGGCGGTGCGTTTGCTGGGCTTCACGCCCACCGCCAACGCCATGAATGCTCCGCAACTGACGGTGACCCTGGCCGAGCTCAAGTACCAGTCGCCCAAGGAAGGCATGTATGTGACTGAAGCTACTATTGGCGCGACTTTCCGTTCCGATGTGCAGAATGCCAACCGTCGCTACAGTGGTCGTTACGGTGCTTCGCTGGATCAGCGCTTTGGTATGGCGCCCAATCAGGACACCAATACCAAGTTGGTCAGTGATGTGTTGAGCGATGCTTTGACTCGGTTGTTCAAGGATCCGACTATTGGGCAGGTGCTGGCTGAGTAA
- the mqo gene encoding malate dehydrogenase (quinone) gives MAHNEAVDVVLVGAGIMSATLAVLLKELDPAISLEVVELMDSGAAESSNPWNNAGTGHAGLCELNYTPQAADGSVDIKKAVHINTQFEVSKQFWTYLTKKGTFGSSKSFIAPVPHLSFVQGEKGVSFLKKRFELMSQHHAFADMEYTEDKATMAEWMPLMMPGRPADEVIAATRIMKGTDVNFGALTNQLLKHLTSAPDTQVKYCKRVTGLKRNGSGWTVSIKDVNSGSSREVDAKFVFLGAGGAALPLLQASGIEESKGFGGFPVSGQWLRCDNPEVVKHHQAKVYSQAAVGSPPMSVPHLDTRVVDGKKSLLFGPYAGFTTKFLKHGSIMDLPLSVRAGNIGPMLAVARDNMDLTKYLISEVMQSMEQRLESLRRFYPEAKAEDWRLEVAGQRVQIIKKDPKKGGVLQFGTELVAAKDGTLAALLGASPGASVTVSIMLELIERCFPDKAKGEWAAKLAQIFPAREKVLETDAALYRKINAQNNIALELVEESSETQSYA, from the coding sequence ATGGCGCATAACGAAGCAGTCGATGTAGTTCTGGTAGGGGCCGGCATCATGAGTGCCACCCTGGCCGTACTGCTCAAGGAGCTCGACCCCGCGATTTCGCTGGAAGTCGTCGAGCTGATGGATTCCGGTGCCGCGGAGAGTTCCAACCCATGGAACAACGCCGGTACCGGCCACGCTGGGCTGTGTGAGCTCAATTACACGCCCCAGGCAGCCGATGGCAGTGTCGACATCAAGAAAGCCGTGCACATCAACACCCAGTTCGAGGTGTCGAAGCAGTTCTGGACGTACCTGACCAAAAAAGGCACGTTCGGCTCATCCAAATCGTTCATCGCCCCAGTGCCACACCTGAGTTTCGTGCAGGGCGAGAAAGGCGTGTCGTTCCTCAAGAAACGCTTCGAACTGATGAGCCAGCACCACGCCTTCGCTGACATGGAATACACCGAGGACAAGGCCACGATGGCCGAGTGGATGCCGCTGATGATGCCCGGCCGGCCGGCTGACGAAGTCATTGCCGCCACCCGCATCATGAAGGGTACCGACGTCAACTTCGGTGCCCTGACCAATCAGTTGCTCAAGCACCTGACCAGCGCCCCGGACACCCAGGTCAAATACTGCAAGCGCGTCACCGGCCTCAAGCGCAACGGCAGTGGCTGGACCGTGAGCATCAAGGACGTCAATTCCGGTAGCAGCCGTGAAGTCGATGCGAAATTCGTGTTCCTGGGTGCCGGTGGCGCGGCATTGCCGCTGCTTCAAGCCTCGGGCATCGAAGAAAGCAAGGGTTTCGGCGGCTTCCCGGTCAGTGGCCAGTGGCTGCGTTGCGACAACCCGGAAGTGGTCAAGCACCACCAGGCCAAGGTCTACAGCCAGGCCGCAGTGGGCTCGCCGCCGATGTCGGTACCGCACTTGGACACCCGCGTGGTCGATGGCAAGAAATCCCTGTTGTTCGGGCCCTACGCCGGTTTTACCACCAAGTTCCTCAAGCACGGTTCGATCATGGACCTGCCGCTGTCGGTGCGCGCCGGCAACATTGGCCCGATGCTGGCCGTGGCCCGGGACAACATGGACCTGACCAAATACCTGATCAGCGAAGTGATGCAGTCCATGGAACAACGCCTGGAATCCCTGCGCCGCTTCTACCCCGAAGCAAAAGCCGAGGACTGGCGCCTGGAAGTGGCCGGCCAACGGGTACAGATCATCAAGAAAGACCCGAAGAAAGGCGGCGTCCTGCAGTTCGGTACCGAGCTGGTGGCAGCCAAGGACGGCACCCTTGCCGCCCTGCTCGGCGCATCGCCAGGCGCTTCGGTGACCGTTTCGATCATGCTGGAACTGATCGAGCGCTGCTTCCCGGACAAGGCCAAGGGTGAGTGGGCTGCCAAGCTCGCGCAAATCTTCCCGGCCCGGGAAAAAGTGCTGGAAACCGACGCCGCGCTGTATCGCAAGATCAACGCGCAGAACAACATCGCCCTGGAACTGGTTGAAGAAAGCAGCGAGACCCAAAGCTACGCTTGA
- a CDS encoding PA4642 family protein produces MRKDKKQVIGDEIGDEQIKLFLNFEPIDATSPSLHKLIKAYRGLRTHDFERFLTFFVEAGYDLNGKDEQGNDFVAQVRDQRNAEEYIELIEKARG; encoded by the coding sequence ATGCGTAAAGACAAGAAACAAGTGATTGGTGACGAGATTGGCGATGAACAGATCAAGCTGTTCCTCAATTTCGAGCCGATCGATGCCACTTCGCCGTCGCTGCACAAACTGATCAAGGCGTACCGTGGCTTGCGAACCCACGATTTCGAGCGGTTCCTGACGTTTTTCGTCGAGGCTGGTTACGACCTCAATGGCAAGGATGAGCAGGGCAACGATTTTGTAGCGCAGGTGCGCGACCAGCGTAATGCCGAGGAATACATCGAGTTGATCGAAAAGGCTCGCGGCTGA
- the dauA gene encoding C4-dicarboxylic acid transporter DauA codes for MSFSAPPLFAAWRQAWRAGYTLERLRGDLVAGLTVGIIAIPLAMALAIAVGVPPQHGLYTVLVAAPLIALTGGSRFNVSGPTAAFVVILLPITQQYGLGGLLLCTMLAGLILIALGLMRAGRLIQYIPYPVILGFTAGIGVVIATLQLKDLLGLSTVGQAQHYIEQLGALIVALPSARLGDAIVGITCLAVLMIWPRWVPRVPGHLVALLVGALLGLALELGGWPIATLGERFSYVVDGISYPGIPPFLPTFDWPWNLADGNGQRLGFSYDLIRQLLAPAFAIAMLGAIESLLCAVVADGMTGSKHDPNAELIGQGLGNLVAPLFGGITATAAIARSATNVRSGAFSPMAAIIHSLVVLLAMLLLAPLFSYLPMAALAALLVIVAWNMSEAGHVLHTLRIAPRSDVLVLLTCLSLTVLFDMVMAVAVGLLLAAGLFIKRMSELTDSAELPRHFHQALLDMPEHVRCYGIRGPLFFGAAEKALDVLRKFDPGVRVVVVEMSAVPMLDMTALAAFENILKDYRKQGIGLILVATAPRVRLKLRRAGIHREQRQLAYVQTLEQARIKSEQWLAGGSTAHSRLA; via the coding sequence ATGTCTTTCTCCGCCCCACCGCTATTCGCTGCCTGGCGCCAAGCCTGGCGCGCCGGTTATACCCTCGAGCGCCTGCGTGGCGATCTCGTGGCCGGGCTGACCGTCGGCATTATCGCCATTCCTTTGGCCATGGCCTTGGCCATTGCCGTCGGCGTCCCTCCGCAACATGGCTTGTACACGGTGCTGGTGGCCGCGCCGCTGATTGCCCTCACCGGCGGCTCGCGCTTCAATGTCAGCGGGCCGACAGCAGCCTTCGTCGTCATCCTGCTGCCCATCACCCAACAATACGGCCTGGGCGGCCTGCTGTTGTGCACGATGCTCGCGGGCCTGATTCTGATCGCCCTGGGACTGATGCGGGCCGGACGACTGATCCAGTACATTCCCTATCCGGTCATCCTTGGCTTTACCGCCGGCATCGGCGTGGTCATCGCCACGTTGCAATTGAAGGATCTACTGGGCTTGTCCACCGTTGGCCAGGCCCAGCACTACATCGAACAGTTGGGCGCGTTGATCGTAGCGCTGCCCAGCGCTCGACTGGGCGACGCCATCGTCGGCATCACCTGCCTGGCAGTGCTGATGATCTGGCCGCGCTGGGTCCCGCGGGTTCCGGGCCATTTGGTCGCCCTGCTCGTCGGTGCGCTGTTGGGGCTCGCACTGGAACTCGGTGGCTGGCCCATTGCGACGCTGGGCGAACGCTTCAGCTATGTGGTCGACGGCATCAGCTATCCCGGTATCCCGCCATTTCTGCCCACCTTTGACTGGCCATGGAATCTGGCGGATGGCAATGGTCAGCGACTGGGGTTTTCCTACGACCTGATCCGCCAACTACTGGCTCCCGCCTTCGCCATTGCCATGCTCGGGGCGATCGAATCGCTGTTGTGCGCCGTGGTGGCCGATGGCATGACCGGCAGTAAGCATGACCCCAACGCCGAGCTGATCGGCCAAGGCCTGGGCAATCTCGTTGCCCCCCTGTTCGGCGGCATCACGGCCACCGCCGCAATTGCCCGTAGCGCCACCAATGTGCGCAGCGGGGCGTTTTCTCCGATGGCGGCCATCATTCACAGCCTCGTGGTACTGCTGGCCATGTTGCTGCTGGCGCCCTTGTTCAGCTATCTGCCGATGGCCGCGCTGGCGGCGCTGCTGGTGATCGTGGCCTGGAACATGAGCGAAGCCGGGCACGTGTTGCACACCTTGCGCATCGCCCCGCGCAGCGACGTGCTGGTGTTGCTGACCTGCCTCAGCCTGACCGTCTTGTTCGACATGGTCATGGCCGTCGCCGTCGGCCTGCTACTGGCGGCCGGACTGTTCATCAAGCGCATGAGTGAGCTGACCGACAGCGCCGAACTGCCGCGCCACTTCCATCAAGCCTTGCTGGACATGCCCGAGCATGTACGTTGCTACGGAATTCGCGGGCCACTGTTTTTCGGCGCGGCAGAAAAAGCCCTGGATGTGCTGCGCAAATTCGATCCAGGGGTTCGGGTCGTAGTGGTGGAAATGAGCGCCGTGCCGATGCTGGACATGACCGCACTGGCGGCTTTTGAAAACATCCTGAAGGACTACCGCAAGCAGGGCATCGGCTTGATCCTGGTGGCGACCGCGCCGCGGGTGCGCCTGAAACTGCGCCGCGCCGGCATTCATCGCGAGCAGCGGCAATTGGCCTATGTGCAAACTCTGGAGCAGGCGCGGATCAAGAGCGAGCAATGGTTGGCTGGCGGCAGCACCGCTCACTCAAGGCTGGCCTGA
- a CDS encoding WbuC family cupin fold metalloprotein — protein MNRPGFLDQTLFDELAEKAAASPRGRQHHNFHQMDEPCHRMAVGLQPSTYIPPHRHLSADKAETLLVLRGRLGVLIFDETGAVLDKRILQAGGDCLGVDLPAGVYHGLVVLEADSLMFECKAGPYRPVGEGEHAHWAPREGEAGVAEYQAWMRAQFD, from the coding sequence ATGAACCGGCCGGGCTTTCTGGATCAAACGCTGTTCGATGAGCTGGCCGAGAAAGCCGCGGCCAGCCCCCGCGGGCGGCAACACCATAATTTTCATCAGATGGACGAGCCTTGCCACCGCATGGCGGTTGGCTTGCAACCTTCGACGTACATCCCGCCTCATCGCCATCTGAGTGCTGACAAGGCTGAGACCTTGCTGGTGCTCAGGGGCCGGCTCGGCGTGTTGATCTTCGATGAAACCGGTGCAGTGTTGGACAAGCGCATCCTGCAGGCCGGCGGCGATTGCCTCGGTGTCGACCTGCCGGCCGGTGTGTATCACGGTTTAGTGGTGCTGGAGGCCGACAGTTTGATGTTCGAATGCAAGGCCGGCCCCTACCGGCCGGTGGGCGAGGGCGAGCACGCCCACTGGGCGCCCCGCGAAGGCGAGGCGGGCGTGGCTGAATACCAGGCCTGGATGCGCGCGCAGTTCGACTGA
- a CDS encoding hypoxanthine-guanine phosphoribosyltransferase translates to MSADLEHIRQIMREADCLYTEAEVEAAIARVGAQINEQLADTNPVVFCVMNGGLIFSGKLLTYLNFPLEASYLHATRYRNETSGGDLFWKAKPEVSFIDRDVLIIDDILDEGHTLGAIIDFCKHAGARAVHTAVLIDKDHDRKARPDLKADFVGLPCIDRYIFGYGMDYKGYWRNANGIFAVKGM, encoded by the coding sequence ATGTCCGCTGATCTCGAGCATATCCGTCAAATCATGCGAGAGGCTGACTGCCTGTACACCGAAGCCGAAGTCGAAGCGGCCATCGCCCGTGTCGGAGCCCAAATCAACGAGCAACTGGCCGATACCAACCCGGTGGTGTTCTGCGTCATGAACGGCGGGCTGATCTTCTCTGGCAAGCTGCTGACCTATCTGAACTTCCCACTGGAAGCGTCCTACCTGCACGCCACCCGTTATCGCAACGAAACCAGCGGCGGTGACCTGTTCTGGAAAGCCAAGCCGGAAGTCTCGTTCATCGACCGCGACGTGCTGATCATCGACGATATCCTCGACGAAGGTCATACCCTGGGCGCGATCATCGACTTCTGCAAACACGCCGGTGCCCGCGCTGTGCACACCGCTGTGCTGATCGACAAGGACCACGACCGCAAGGCCCGCCCGGACCTGAAAGCCGATTTCGTTGGCCTGCCGTGCATCGACCGCTACATCTTTGGCTACGGCATGGACTACAAAGGTTACTGGCGCAACGCCAACGGTATTTTCGCCGTCAAGGGAATGTAA
- the upp gene encoding uracil phosphoribosyltransferase → MPILEIRHPLIRHKLGLMRRADISTKNFRELAQEVGALLTYEATKDLPLESYEIEGWAGTVQVEKIAGKKITVVPILRAGIGMLEGVLSLIPGAKVSAVGVARNEQTLQAHTYLEKLVPEIDERLAMIIDPMLATGSSMVATIDLLKKAGCRDIRAMVLVAAPEGIKAVHDAHPDVTIYTASIDQKLNEHGYIIPGLGDAGDKIFGTKQKDA, encoded by the coding sequence ATGCCCATCCTCGAGATCCGCCACCCGCTGATCAGACACAAACTCGGCCTGATGCGCCGCGCCGACATTAGCACGAAGAACTTCCGCGAACTCGCCCAGGAAGTCGGTGCACTGCTCACCTACGAAGCCACCAAGGACCTGCCGCTGGAGTCCTACGAGATCGAAGGTTGGGCCGGTACGGTCCAGGTGGAAAAAATCGCCGGTAAGAAGATCACCGTGGTGCCGATCCTGCGCGCCGGCATCGGCATGCTCGAAGGCGTGTTGAGCCTGATCCCGGGTGCCAAGGTCAGCGCCGTGGGCGTGGCTCGCAACGAGCAGACCCTGCAGGCTCACACCTACCTGGAAAAACTGGTGCCGGAAATCGACGAGCGCCTGGCCATGATCATCGACCCGATGCTCGCCACCGGCAGCTCCATGGTCGCCACCATCGACCTGTTGAAAAAAGCCGGCTGCCGGGACATCCGCGCCATGGTGCTGGTCGCCGCTCCCGAAGGCATCAAGGCTGTGCACGACGCTCACCCTGATGTGACCATCTACACCGCGTCGATCGACCAGAAACTCAACGAGCACGGCTACATCATTCCGGGCCTGGGCGACGCTGGCGACAAGATCTTCGGCACCAAGCAGAAGGACGCTTGA
- a CDS encoding uracil-xanthine permease family protein encodes MPDEFNDPLWRQVLSGAQMLFVAFGALVLMPLITGLDPNVALFTAGLGTILFQIVTRRQVPVFLASSFAFITPIILAKGQFGLAATMGGVMAAGFVYTFLGLAVKIKGTGFIDRLLPPVVIGPVIISIGLAMAPIAANMAMGKAGDGTELIPYQTAMLISMPALLTTLIVAVFGKGIFRLVPIISGVLVGFAMAFYFGVVDTAKIAAAPWFALPNFTAPEFNWQAILFIVPVALAPAIEHIGGVIAVGSVTGRDYLKKPGLHRTLLGDGIATTAAGLFGGPPNTTYAEVTGAVMLTKNYNPKIMTWAAIFAISLAFIGKFGALLQSIPVPVMGGILCLLFGSIAAVGMNTLIRHKIDLGEARNLVIVSVTLVFGIGGVLVGTGTGPDDFGLKGIALCAVVAIALNLLLPGNDGWKHKKADEPLI; translated from the coding sequence ATGCCGGATGAGTTCAACGATCCGCTCTGGCGCCAGGTGCTGTCCGGTGCTCAGATGCTGTTCGTCGCCTTCGGCGCGTTGGTATTGATGCCGCTGATCACCGGCCTGGACCCGAACGTGGCGCTGTTCACCGCCGGCCTGGGAACGATCCTGTTCCAGATCGTCACCCGCCGGCAGGTGCCGGTATTCCTGGCATCGAGCTTTGCCTTCATCACCCCGATCATCCTCGCCAAGGGCCAGTTCGGCCTCGCGGCGACCATGGGCGGCGTGATGGCGGCCGGTTTCGTCTACACCTTCCTGGGCCTGGCGGTGAAGATCAAGGGCACCGGGTTCATCGACCGGCTGCTGCCGCCGGTGGTCATCGGCCCGGTGATCATCTCCATCGGCCTGGCGATGGCGCCGATTGCGGCGAACATGGCCATGGGCAAGGCTGGCGACGGCACCGAGCTGATTCCTTACCAAACCGCGATGCTGATTTCGATGCCGGCCTTGCTCACTACCCTGATCGTCGCGGTGTTTGGCAAAGGCATTTTTCGCCTGGTGCCGATCATTTCCGGCGTGCTGGTGGGCTTTGCCATGGCGTTTTACTTCGGCGTCGTGGACACCGCGAAAATCGCCGCCGCGCCGTGGTTCGCCCTGCCGAACTTCACCGCACCGGAGTTCAACTGGCAGGCGATCCTGTTCATCGTGCCGGTGGCCCTGGCACCGGCCATCGAACATATCGGCGGCGTGATTGCCGTGGGCAGCGTGACCGGTCGCGATTACCTGAAAAAACCCGGCCTGCACCGCACCCTGCTCGGTGATGGGATTGCCACCACCGCCGCAGGCCTGTTCGGCGGCCCGCCCAACACCACCTACGCCGAGGTGACTGGCGCGGTGATGCTGACCAAGAACTACAACCCGAAGATCATGACCTGGGCGGCGATCTTCGCCATCAGCCTGGCGTTCATCGGCAAGTTCGGCGCGTTGCTGCAAAGCATCCCGGTGCCGGTGATGGGCGGGATCCTGTGCCTGTTGTTCGGTTCGATTGCCGCGGTGGGCATGAACACCCTGATCCGCCACAAAATCGACTTGGGCGAAGCACGCAACCTAGTGATCGTCTCGGTGACGCTGGTGTTCGGCATCGGTGGTGTACTGGTAGGCACCGGCACGGGCCCGGACGACTTCGGCCTCAAGGGCATTGCGTTGTGCGCGGTGGTGGCGATCGCACTGAACCTGCTGCTGCCGGGTAATGACGGTTGGAAGCACAAGAAGGCGGATGAGCCGCTGATTTGA